In a single window of the Candidatus Poribacteria bacterium genome:
- a CDS encoding ABC transporter ATP-binding protein, protein MQNTSIRLLSTNGLSRHYGGVIALSEVTMAVHPGQIFSLIGPNGAGKTTLFNCVTGLDKPTFGTVDFLGEAITDLRPDQVTKLGIGRTFQNIRLFAELTVLDNVKIGRHPRTISTFVGAVFRTNRQKSEEEEITARARDMLEFVGLDDISDHTAGNLSYGDQRRVEIARALATEPKLLLLDEPAAGMNPQETQELIDLIYAIREQGITVLLIEHDVKLVMQISDWVTVLDHGEKISEGIPTDVQNDQRVIEAYLGTSDDA, encoded by the coding sequence ATGCAAAATACCTCCATACGCTTGCTCTCAACAAATGGACTCAGTCGACATTATGGTGGGGTCATCGCGTTGTCCGAAGTGACAATGGCTGTACACCCCGGACAAATCTTCAGCTTAATTGGACCGAACGGTGCAGGAAAAACGACACTCTTCAACTGTGTTACGGGTTTGGATAAACCAACATTTGGCACCGTTGATTTCTTAGGAGAAGCCATTACAGATCTCCGTCCAGACCAAGTTACAAAACTCGGCATTGGCAGGACCTTTCAGAACATACGACTCTTCGCAGAACTCACAGTTCTTGATAATGTTAAAATCGGAAGGCATCCCCGCACGATCAGCACGTTTGTCGGCGCAGTCTTCCGCACAAATCGGCAGAAAAGTGAGGAAGAGGAGATCACCGCACGCGCACGTGATATGCTTGAATTTGTCGGGTTAGACGACATCAGCGACCACACAGCAGGAAACCTTTCCTACGGCGACCAACGCCGCGTTGAAATCGCCAGAGCTTTAGCAACTGAACCGAAACTCCTGCTCCTTGATGAACCCGCCGCTGGAATGAATCCTCAAGAGACGCAAGAACTTATTGACCTGATCTACGCCATACGAGAGCAGGGAATCACCGTGCTTCTCATTGAACACGACGTAAAGTTGGTGATGCAAATCTCCGATTGGGTTACCGTATTAGACCATGGGGAAAAAATCAGCGAGGGGATACCTACGGACGTACAGAACGACCAACGCGTCATTGAGGCATATTTGGGGACTTCTGACGATGCTTGA
- a CDS encoding sulfotransferase family protein: protein MYAFAQRSDTEVIDEPLYAHYLYTKYGAQAFKGTHPGAAEVLASMSTDGEQVIEQVILGSCEKPVLFMKQMAHHLLNINLSFLQHTHNVLLIRDPREMLPSLAKVIGTPTLADTGLKTQYDLLKDLRAAGQSPPILDARLLLENPSTVLSQLCERLGLEFERSMLSWEAGGNPADGVWAPYWYQNVHRSTGFAPYRPKSEPFPTELEAVLAVCVEYYSALCKEAIGH from the coding sequence ATGTACGCCTTCGCACAACGCAGCGATACCGAGGTCATTGACGAACCGCTCTACGCACACTACCTCTACACAAAATACGGTGCACAGGCTTTCAAGGGTACACATCCCGGCGCAGCAGAGGTGCTGGCATCTATGTCAACAGACGGCGAACAGGTGATTGAGCAGGTGATCCTTGGTTCCTGTGAGAAGCCTGTGCTTTTTATGAAACAGATGGCGCACCACCTCCTCAACATTAACCTCAGTTTCCTTCAACACACCCACAACGTTCTACTCATCCGCGACCCACGAGAGATGCTTCCCTCTCTTGCCAAGGTCATCGGGACACCAACACTCGCCGACACCGGACTCAAAACACAATACGATCTCTTAAAGGACCTACGCGCCGCGGGGCAGTCCCCTCCAATTCTCGACGCGCGACTGTTATTGGAGAACCCGTCTACTGTTTTGTCACAATTATGTGAGCGGCTCGGGTTGGAATTCGAGCGATCAATGCTGTCTTGGGAGGCTGGTGGGAATCCCGCGGATGGCGTATGGGCACCGTATTGGTATCAGAACGTGCATCGGAGCACAGGGTTTGCGCCGTACCGTCCGAAATCGGAACCGTTTCCCACAGAATTGGAGGCGGTGTTAGCGGTGTGTGTGGAGTATTACAGTGCCCTGTGTAAAGAGGCGATTGGTCATTAG
- a CDS encoding ABC transporter ATP-binding protein — MLELQNIHTYYGNIRAVRGISIAINENEMVCLIGANGAGKSTTLMTTSGIHTPVEGSVHFDGNDITTTSAEERVILGISQVPEGRLIFPDMSVLENLELGAYSRSDKSAIKDDLDRIFQFFPVLQNRQKQRGGSLSGGEQQMLAIGRALMSRPKLLLLDEPSLGLAPLIVKQIFEIIQQINADGTTILLVEQNAQIALQVTDRGYVMETGEITIEGTSADLLADERVRQAYLGE, encoded by the coding sequence ATGCTTGAACTTCAAAATATTCATACCTATTACGGAAACATACGCGCCGTTCGAGGCATCTCTATCGCTATCAATGAGAACGAGATGGTCTGTTTGATCGGTGCCAACGGTGCCGGAAAATCGACAACGCTCATGACGACATCCGGGATACATACCCCCGTTGAAGGCAGTGTACACTTTGATGGTAACGACATCACAACAACATCCGCAGAAGAACGCGTCATCCTCGGTATCTCACAGGTCCCAGAGGGACGACTCATCTTTCCGGATATGAGTGTCCTTGAAAACCTCGAACTCGGTGCCTATTCAAGGAGCGACAAAAGTGCCATCAAAGATGATTTAGACAGAATCTTTCAGTTTTTTCCCGTCCTACAGAACCGGCAGAAACAGCGGGGGGGCAGTCTCAGCGGTGGCGAACAACAGATGCTGGCAATCGGACGCGCCCTGATGTCCAGACCGAAACTTCTCTTATTAGACGAACCCTCCTTAGGACTTGCACCTCTGATCGTAAAACAGATTTTCGAGATCATCCAGCAGATTAACGCCGATGGCACAACTATCCTCCTCGTCGAGCAGAACGCACAAATCGCACTGCAAGTAACCGATAGAGGCTACGTTATGGAAACCGGTGAAATTACAATTGAAGGCACCTCTGCCGACCTGTTAGCCGACGAACGCGTGCGACAGGCTTACCTCGGAGAATAA
- a CDS encoding prolipoprotein diacylglyceryl transferase, protein MYPTIIDFGPVGIHSYGLMLATAFITVVFVIQSDLKRRGFVPELASTIVMAAAIGGIVGAKLYSALLDGQITFHELFSTSGLVWYGGFIGGCLAVIIVVLRSPNPFLPTIDIVGPTVILGYGIGRIGCLLAGDGDYGPPSDLPWAMAFPNGTVPTDVPVHPTPIYETLMSFAFFGILWSQRRRLEETPGVLFGASLVALGVERFIAEFWRITPRVLGWMTAAQFFSIAAFIVGIGLIFWMHNRPHVALVGVSDLTGETGEGEERKARRRNRRGRHRQRR, encoded by the coding sequence ATGTATCCAACGATCATTGATTTCGGTCCCGTGGGTATCCATTCTTACGGGTTGATGTTAGCTACGGCGTTTATTACTGTCGTCTTTGTTATACAATCCGATTTGAAGCGAAGGGGTTTTGTCCCAGAACTCGCTTCGACGATCGTCATGGCTGCAGCAATCGGCGGCATTGTCGGCGCGAAACTCTATTCTGCATTACTCGACGGTCAAATCACTTTTCACGAACTCTTCTCAACGAGTGGATTAGTCTGGTATGGCGGTTTCATCGGTGGATGTCTCGCCGTTATTATCGTCGTCCTCCGCTCTCCGAATCCATTCCTACCTACAATCGACATTGTCGGTCCGACAGTCATTCTTGGATACGGCATTGGTCGGATCGGATGTCTCCTCGCTGGTGATGGTGACTATGGACCCCCGTCAGATCTACCGTGGGCGATGGCGTTCCCTAACGGCACTGTCCCAACCGATGTTCCTGTCCATCCAACCCCTATATACGAGACCCTAATGTCATTCGCATTTTTCGGTATTCTCTGGTCGCAACGCCGTAGACTTGAGGAGACACCTGGTGTTTTGTTCGGTGCGAGTCTTGTCGCGTTGGGGGTGGAGCGGTTTATTGCCGAGTTCTGGCGGATCACACCGCGCGTACTTGGGTGGATGACCGCAGCACAATTTTTCAGTATCGCGGCGTTCATTGTCGGCATTGGGCTCATTTTCTGGATGCACAACCGACCTCACGTAGCGCTGGTTGGAGTGAGCGATCTCACCGGCGAAACCGGAGAAGGCGAAGAGAGGAAGGCGCGTCGACGGAATAGGCGGGGTAGACACCGCCAGCGGCGGTAA